DNA from Aliarcobacter skirrowii CCUG 10374:
TACAAAGTTTTTTAATTTTTTATCATATTTTTTCAAAATATCAATAGCTATTTTTTCATTAGTTTGTAATAATTTTGCATACTCAGTTGCAATTAATTTTAAACTATCTTCATCTAACCATAATTTTGCAAAATTATCTAAACCAGTTTCTAAATCAATATTTTTAAATTCCATTCTATTTATATCAACTATACTAAAATCATACTCATCATTTTTATTTTTAAAAACTAGTATATTGCCAGCTGAATAATCTTTGTGATAAACACTATTTTTATGTAAATTATAAGTAAATGCAACAAATCTTTTTATAATTAATTCTCTATCATTTAGCATAGTATTTCTTAATGGCTCACGAATAGTAAATAAATAATTTAATTTTTCACTAATAAAA
Protein-coding regions in this window:
- a CDS encoding lipopolysaccharide kinase InaA family protein, with the translated sequence MIKYKLNKNYENIKDFLLNIKDFFKQNSNTIHKARNELKVIEYKNVQTVVKAFKIPNILNQIVYAYFRDSKAKKSYENAVKLKQLNINTPNPIGYIEFYRSFLFKESFFISEKLNYLFTIREPLRNTMLNDRELIIKRFVAFTYNLHKNSVYHKDYSAGNILVFKNKNDEYDFSIVDINRMEFKNIDLETGLDNFAKLWLDEDSLKLIATEYAKLLQTNEKIAIDILKKYDKKLKNFVEFKRKIRGRN